CCTTGTCTTCTTTTTTTCATGATAGTGGTAATATGATCTTGGTATCTGTTTTTGTGTTGAGCTATAATGTGCAAGCCTTTGCTGTGTCAGTTTAAAGAGAAAGTTTCCGTGAACAATATAATGGATTTCTTTAGACAGTAATGTTGAGTTGCTGATTTGAAATTTTTATCTGTTAGCAGAATTTGTTCAAGTAATAATGATTGTCTACAAATGTCAATGGTAGGGCTTGGTttgatttgttggttgtttaccacatacacagaaacattccagctatgCTGCAGCTCTCTTTAGATAATTGACACTGAACCGAActatccagttatcaacagcatgagcattgatctacacaatgaCGTACCGCtgaagtcagagagtctgactctctccccccccccccccccccccccccccccccaatacTGTTAGTCGCTGCTTCCGacattactgaaaaccaattctaaccccgatcttTAGGGATCATAGCTTTGTTTGAAACTCTGGAAGATAGCTCTTGGAGATACATTGAGAAAACATGTAGCTGTCTTCTGTCACATACATGAACCAACGCCTTTCCATGCAACTGTCGACATAATCAAAACTGTTCCAAATTGCTGAGGTGTTACTGTGATACTAGATGGTATGTCACTGATCCATGCAGTGATTTAATGTGTTGCTAAAGTGTAGCACAAACATTTCCTGCTCATATCAAACGGATGCACTTTTGCAGAATCGAGAGTTGCAGATAATGCGCAAGCTTGAGCACCAGAATATCGTGAAGCTGAAGTACTTCTTCTATTCAGCGGGCGATAAGGTAAGAAGGAAGGTGTGTCATTATCATTAGTTTCTTCTGTTGCCACCTTCTCATTGTACTGACAGATACAAATACTATTTATGTGGGTCACATATACTATGTCACAGTATTTGGTTGAAAACATAAGGGTTGGATGCAGCTTTGATAATGCAGACAAAACACGATAATGTTTCATTATTCAGTGGAAGCGGTCTTAACTGggactgaataaataatccagtttggactatgtgccggattgtagagctgataataaatatacaagcaatggatgggactgagattatatgccggtgttgacaacttgctggatagGCCAGACGCTTGTTTTgatagcttccactgtatattattACTTTTTGTCAGGTCTAAACAGTATAATTTTAAACTCCCTCTAAATTCCTGAAGAGTTGTgaacacttaaatattatgaCAGATTTATGTTTTGATTAGCAGATGTAAATAGTATTTGTATCCTGCAGTACGAGACTGTTGCATTCAGCTAGCATTctttgaatgaaaacaaaaagaagTAATATGTGAATGGAGCATTTGATATCAGCAGTAATTCATATCTCCATTTTTATCACAGAATTGAATCTCTGGTGTTAATTGAGGAGTAGgcttaaaatgtaaaatgtgcaaACACCATCTAATCTTGTGGCTTATGTCTGAAGACATAACTCAAATATAATTTTGGTAAGCCCCAGACGTGCACCTGCTGACACAGAATAATAGTTTCTGACTTCCCAATTCTGAATGCTACAGTTGTATCACTTTGTGTTTATCATTGTCATTTGTTTATAGATGTTTACACTTTCCAAGTAGTGGTCATTGAGTGATGTAGTTTGTTGGTTGAGTTCAAAAATAGATAGAGCGTCTAGCTCCAGAACTTAGACTGCATCCTACCAATAGACTTGAGGTAGTCTTTACTTGTAATTCTGCTTCATCTAACAACCATTTAGATTTAGTAAGTTGCCAAACATTGTTGATTGCGTTAGTTGTTTGTAGTGTCCtgttgtttacatgttgtcaTAACTTTCCCAGGTTGAAGTCAAACCATACTCAGGCTTGATGAAGACTATTACTCCTCCTTCCTTTTCGTCATCTTCAAAATTACTTCTCAGAAAACTTCTAAGGGAGATAGGGCGAATACAAGTAGGCTTCCAGTTCTCTATAATCGGTGGACTTTTACTGAGAATGTGTCCTAGTAGTAGTGATTCTCTGTTCTGTTCATGAGaggtgacttcatgatttttttGTCATTGACTTGATGAAACATGTGCatcaatcactggcttgtctggtcaagattcagtctaagtgaacttagtctcagtgtatttcgttacactccaccactgagtcttaacaaaacctagcagaaggtcacatcaggtaaactttgagcgaccaatgactgtccaatcaaacacaagacggttaaatagatttaaccaataagacaatggctactatttagggattggagggactttcaaaatattcaggtcactggcGCAGATCTCTCCTCACACAAAAATCTGCATGTAACACAATTATTTCACCTGcaatatatatgctttggggtttctgttgacatggttaccattagctaatatttccgcaagattacatccttgaatattgccaaaaaaactattttcagcgactgtttactcaccattgtcatggttgtacgtacgccttGTGCATCATCCGGAAGCAAGCGTACGCtatatagcattcggaatcgtttgtGTATGAACGTTTTCGagataaaatgttcaaaaggtatgtgcgaatgtcagCTTTCTCCACTTGGTAAGCTATGTTCTgagtggtcagtctcaaaggttacctgacgtgacctgacaaggttttgttagactcagttgtggagtgtaacaaaaagtactgaggataagtttacttagacggGGTCAAGATTCTGTTAGAAGCCTGATGGTTTCCTTGACTTTCTGGGTTCCAAGAGACCTCCAATGAATAAGTCAATGGTCCTTGCAGGAAATATGAGGGTCATGTAAAGTAATAAACTGGGGAAGCAAACTGTGCAGTAAGATTTGGTAATTACTTCAATTACAAGACATAAGTCTTTCTTGTTAACAATTTCATTCAGTCAAGATGAGACATATAAGTTGTCTCTCTACTTTGAACACTCTATACACACATTTCAGCATTACTTCAAACCTACAGTCCACTGGCTGTTATggttcagctggaatattggcacgTGCAGTTAACATCAAAGGCAAACCCTTGTTTAGTGGTTATGAGATGTAAGGTGCTGAGATGTAAGTTGCCACAACTCCCAGAGATTCAATGATTGATACATGACTTGCCTGTCGCCAAGACCTTGTCAATTTTCATGTGACAATTTGTACCTCCAGTGTTACAGTACAGGAGATACAAATGACACAAGAAGAGTTACCAATGCTTAGGCCTACGAAAGCTTTGTGCAATGGCTTCCAATAAATTGGGAACGGCAGGGGTCATTTTGCACATAAGaataaaaaatggcccattaaaactGTTAAGTTCACTATTGATACAAGAGCAGAGGCGcatctaaattcagaaaatggctaataatcttGAAAATGGCACATGGTCAAAGTTGTCTATCCCAGTCCCTGTAGGCTGCAACAAATACACTATGTGACGAAAACAGTATGTATCATGAATATTGCGTTGAAAATGTGTATAGTTATTCATGAATACAATCAGGACATTAATGTTGCCAAGTGATTGCATCTGTATATTATAACTGCTATTTCATGAATTGTACCAAGTAGAAACCATGTCATATTGTGGACGGCTAAAAAAAAaccaatctctctctctctttctctctgtgtgtgcgtgtgtctgtgagAGAGAAATGGAAATGCCGAGACAACAGTACATATGTAACTAGTATGTTCCAAAGTTATCACATGACGTGGATTTTCTCCATATGATTATTTCAAAAACAACTTGTGTGTTTAAATCTCTCTTGTCTTTTATGAATTAGTTTGACGTACTGCTATTAGTGTAATTCTTCAAAAAAAACTCAATTGTATTTTTAAGCATCTGAAAAACCACGATACAGGGATATGTAAATGAAAACGTTTTTGTATTGTAATCACACTGAATTAGTAAGTTTCAGGATTAACTTCAACACAACAACAGATTTGTTGATGTGCTGTTGCTGATGGCATGAAGATGTGTGATTGGTTAGGACCTTTTTTTCAAATGAGTTAAATGAAACTAGGGTGTTGCAAACAGCACAAATGTGAGGGGTGACTGTATGTAATAGATATAGTTGACAGTACAATGTACACCGTGGCAAACTGTCATGACAGTTGCTACTGCAAGGCTAGTACAGATTCCATTCTTCACCATTCTTGCATGTCTCACTTTGAAAATTAAAAGTACATGGGGGTTTAAGTAGACATTATTTAAGAAACGTAAACCttcctgaatatttcattcttgtGACACCAAATAACAAATTGAATTGGTGAACGTTCAATGCAGCAAATATGCAAGTGAATTGTAACTACCTTTGTTTTTTGAGGTCAGCGAGGAGCGGCTCAGTTACAGTCTTCACATATactatacatcatgtatatatatgattGCCTTTTACTTGACCATCCATAGTTGTTGGGTacattcatttatatttattttaatgGAGAAACAATGAATGACAAACCTCCAGCCACCACCCCATAAAACTTAGGCACAAAGTAAGTGACATCTCCCCCACTGCATATCACGTTCAACATGTTactccttccttccttccttccttcctcccCTCCCCTTCGACCTccattttttctttttgttgaaGCATTACATACTCTTTAAGACTTTAATACAGGATTGTGTTCAACATACTTACATTTTACATGTGACTGTAAATTTCTCACCAGTCAGTGTCATAATTTATCAAGGTTGTTTGCATGGTCCAAACATGTCAAGAATGTATTTGATATCTTAAAGGTCagatgcaaccaaaaaatcataaacataattaaaacacaattatcacttattcgtgacTTAAAatgtacattgctgcttgtaaaaaacaaataaatgaaataataggCGTAGAgccgcgattcaaaagtgcagtattttgtacttgggcctactccctcaaaacgaagcccttgggagaccgaacccactcatagcgggtggatgtgcactcaagtgtaacgacagctTCCTATTGGCTGactcatttgctgatacgctgagggctcgtgtgtacagaaagatgatctgtttgatgggcatttttgAAGTAtagagtcacaagaaagtaagattctctatggacaacaacttcttttatcatgtttgatgcatcgtttcagtatggattcatataccgttatcaaacaaaatcatatacactagaagaagttgttatccataaagaatgtatttagagatgttgggttttgtaaatacatgttctcagAATTTGCGTTCGTTCAACAGGTATCAACACAACAAACCAGAAGTCCaatgattttcaaaatttgggatgacatgaaatcaaccaagtcatcagaTCACCAGGGTCCATTTAGCCACCTCTTGGTACAGGCATATGTTGCTGGGATCTATTTTCTTATTTGTGCTCATCGTGAGTTAAGTAACATAAATATGAAAGGTTGATTAGTATCACAACAGTGCTTTTCAGATTATTGCATGGGTGATTAGGATGGAGGCAGAATATCAAGGTCTGATGATTTTGTTCAGTTGAATGTTTCTTGCAAAAGGCTTTTCTAAATCTCAGCCAACAGGAAAATGATTTTAAGGTATGTAGTGTGCATTGTTTAAGATCATCTGCTTTGGACACCCTGAAGTGAATCCTGCAACTTACAAACGGGAGTCCTATTTAGGTGTTTCAGTCAAAGACGATCACATGTGGACAAGAATGTTATATTTACTATGCACATGAACAGTGATATTTCTATGTTGTAGAAAGATGAGGTGTACCTCAACCTGGTCTTGGAGTATGTCCCAGAAACTGTCTACAGGGTAGCAAGACATTACAGCAAGAGCAAGAACTCAGTCCCTCTGCTCTTCATAAAGGTATATAGTCTTACAGGTAGTTTCAGttgtacacgtgcatacactgAAAATATGCATAAGTACAAAACAGTCTGACCTCGTTTTGTTCACATCACATTCTGAACTCTAGCAGACAGCTAAAAATCTCAGAAGTGATGTTTTAAGAAATGATGTTAAACAATGAAATGATGAAGGATGTAATACAGCTGTTGTGCGCAAGTGATATTATGTCATTTTGACCAGCCCATGCACCCTTTTGTGACAGTAAGAAGCTGATATGTAATGATAAATGAATTAGGGGACATCTCTCAGTGTTGTTTACATGGGAACTCATGTCACAATGGGACAACATAGCACTAACTTACAAATGCATCAAAACTGATGCTTATCAATCAGGGATAACTCAGCTGAGAGTGAGTAACAGTTGTATGTCCCAAATGTTCATTAATGATTAATGAattgtattccagttgtatATGTACCAACTTTTCCGAAGTCTTGCGTACATCCATTCACAAGGAGTTTGTCATCGGGATATCAAACCTCAAAACCTCTTGTTAGACCCAGAAACTGGGATTCTGAAACTGTGTGATTTTGGAAGGTAGGTATCTTGACTGAATTTACATCAAATTTGTGTTAACCGGATTATACTTCTTGAATATGGGATCGACAGTTGTTGTTCTTGTATTTATGAAGTTCAACATGTCTGCCTTGTTTCAACTAGAAGCCTAACTGACACAGTTTGATCTGATGTATTGTGAAGATCCATACTGAAGATCCACATTAACCATTCTCAGTTCATATTACAAAGTTTTGCTATCATGTATTATTCAGTGGTTGGTGAAGAATCACTTTGACATGTTTCATTGAATTTTGCAAGATATGTGTCAATATTAAGTTGTCATCTGCTTTTGGTAGAACATTCTCCTTTACATATTTCAGATTTGTATGAATTCGTATGATCACTATCTGCACAGGAAATTACTTTACACTAGTGGTACATATTACTTTGTTTCAGTGCTAAAGTGCTTGTTAAAGGAGAACCAAATGTATCGTACATCTGCTCACGTTACTACAGAGCCCCAGAGCTGATATTTGGGGCAACAGACTACACAGCACAAATAGGTGGGTAGTGATGGTGGTTATGGAGCTAGGATATCACTACCTGATGACAGCTTGAAATCTTTGGCTGTATGTTACGTATAAATGGTGATGCTTCTGTTGATAGGTATTTGCATTGTGTTGTATAATTACACAGTGCCTTTTGTAGAATGATCAAATGTAGcatgttatattttgaatgacACTTTCTCAGTTATTTGCAGGGTCCACTTAAGTCAGAATTGAATGCATGGTGTGTTATCTGGATTACCAGTTATCAGACTTCCACTTTGGTGGAACATACTTTGTCTCAGTCAATTAGATCAATCAGTTAttgattaatctatggcagaaaacaaagacagtgtctgtgacctaaattaagaattctcgcacagggctaactgcattctcttcccacagaggttacttgtcatatcttcctacgaacctctgttctaatatggccatatttcgcggttctcataaaatcccctagtgGCAAAatatggcagcagatttattgcccttttttctgtccaatcagaacacatgtTACATCGGCCTacattcaacttgacaaatgcaagcaatgtggagaaacaaatgtGGCATGACTGaattctgtctagaagaaacatttgagtatcccGCTCAAGAAGAGGTTCAAGtattcacgatgcatccggaaattactgagatcttgcgaacgatcacttttgaaacaaggttgcTGATTGCACTACAAAATCTGATTGCTTCCAATCACAAGTCTTGAACacttgcaccatgaaagggtcgtattagaacagatgttacttaggaagatatgacaagtaacctccgtgggaagagaatgggctAACTGCCACactcttttgacgtgtcagccccctacgttaagacaaaggttactaaaaaaacaaatgatgaacattttggtgatggtttatgttcgggttaaatatcttctctagatcattttaattacattcgtgattctcttaaaccatacaaggcaatatgaccacCTCATTTCCACTCCCAACAAAAGTTTAGATCATtacattcagaggaagctgacaagtaaagcgacattccacgattgcattatgGGAATGTACCGtaacattaccgtgtctctgtaagatTTTGAGTCTAATTATGAGATATTTTATCCGTCGGAAAACATAAGcataatgtttccacagtgatgttagatgtgtgatgcaactgcaaaccaagaaacgggatgcgacaaAGCACTTTACAAACTttacgtaatgcaaaaagtgcacactatcgtctgataaagtattgtcggtgcctttgatctttcatcgaagcatcttagaatgcCCTTTAGCATCAGTGGTTAATGTGACAGTGTCTACTTTTTTGTGTGACAGACTGTACGGTATCTGTGTGATCACATAATTCTGGTCAGCCGGTTGTTACAGACTTCAGCGTGTTTCAGTAATGTCACATGTCTGTTCAGCAAGTTGTTAAAGACTGTACATTATTTGTGCAGTATTTAAGCCAGGTATatttaatgttgtttttacagatgtcTGATCAGCATCTGATCTGAATGTACAGTATTAGTGCATCATTTCAGCAAGGTATATTAAGTGTTATTTTTACAGATGTCTGGTCAGCAGGGTGTGTTTTGGCAGAGCTACTTCTGGGTCAGCCCATCTTTCCAGGGGACAGTGGCGTTGACCAGCTGGTAGAAATCATCAAGGTCCTTGGTACACCAACACGGGAGCAGATCCGAGAGATGAATCCCAACTATTCCGAGTTTAAGTTCCCACAGATCAAAGCTCATCCCTGGACAAAAGTAAGCATCAACCACCGACAAGCTGTGTGAATTCTGGTCATGCTTGCTTCTGGTTTGTTGTGTTGATACCCGTTGAATTAGCCTAGTGACTAATGAATGTGTGTCAGTAAGAATCTGCAGTGTTAAAAATTCTGTGGCATTCTTGAACCCCATGGGAATATGGTTTGGAAAAGATACCCAGTAGTGCCCAGCAAACTCTACAGGTCATAAGAAGTGATTATTgaaatcaggtggtcagacttataTCCTTTGTTCATGACTGTTGTGGTACCAGATGTCATGGACAACTGCACACAATATGGCTCACTTGATTGCTTAATCAGTACTTGATTAGTTACAGGTGGCCATATACAGCTGGTGTCTGTATGGTGCTAAATAACTAACAGTAATGGATATTTTCATTGTCAGAGTAGTTATTTTCTGTTGTTAGGATTATTGCAAGGACTGTTGAATGTCTTCCTCAGTTTCGAATCCTAACATTTTCAGTTACATGTTAATAGGATTGATGGAGTAGACTAGTAATTAAGTTGTTCGatcgtcacacagaagacctGTATTCAATACCCCATTGTGGCACATTTTGTGATGCCCACTTCTCGTGTCATacactatgatattgctggaatattgctaaaagcagttttaacccaactcattcactgcTACGTTAGGTGCTTTACAAAtctagtggtagtagtagtagtatcatcGATCTTAACACTGAAGTATGACTTTACATGTTACTGTTCAGTcctattacattttcaaaatatgacctGAAATAGGTGTATGAGAAGTGTCTTGTGGTCTGGCTAAAGCCGTTGGCACCATGTTTCCTTTTTTATtgaactgaaatgaaagaacTCCAAATGCATTAATTCAGATTGTTCTTAATATATTAAGAATTTGTTCCAAAGTGGTCTTTATGTGAAGTTGCATGATGCACACTGTGCTTTGCTATGAGTTGGTTGCTAACTGAGGCATGTATTTTTTTAAggatttgaaatgcaatttcagCATGTTTTTGTAGCTATTGTTTTCACAGAATAGTAACATGTTAGCAGTTTTGTTGTAATAGTCTAATAAGCTCACATTGTTTATGGACTACCATAACACACTAATTCACATTTTAATTCTTCCAAGAATTCTTGTGTTCTTAAATGAGATCTCTttctggtcaattaatattgatGGACAGTCACTGTATGTTCTTAATCTCATTGTAAGTTGATCCATTTAATCAAAGTGTAGTCAGTGTATTGTCTTTACACAGTACCATGGAGTCTCTGTAAGCTGGCAGTATATGTTGATCAGTGAAAGAGTTGTAAGGTAACGGTTAATTTACTAAACCAAATGTGGTAATTAATATCCAGATATTGAGACCAGTGTGTTTTCAAGCTAATTGACTGATGGCTGTCCAGAATGTCCTGAAGACTTTATCAAAATGTATTGATATTTGGTATGAGCTGAATTCATGCTTCTAGCCTATTAATCATACAGAACATttataaaaacaaattgttttctCCTAAACTTAGGACCTATAATTGACCTCTAGATGTAAATGATCCCCAGTCAAGTTTGATATTACTAATGGTGTCTACCTCCAATTagagaagaaaatattttagaaaacatGTGAACGCATCCTAATGCCCTTACATGTGTGAGGTGATGTCATGTTTACCATGGTGTCATTGTGCAAATCACCCTCATGGCTAAGACtgtcttaagtctgtgttaaggtattggAATTACGATCACCCGAATGTTAAGATTATTTTGACCAGTGGAACCCAGACCAGCATGACTGTGACTGCTACTTGTTATTTCTGATGCCACCCACTGCAACTAGGTATCCGTGTCGGGGTCACATAACAACCAGATGTAAGTAGGGAGTTTTGGTGGTGGGCCTTTGAGCATGGTCTGGCTGTTCTGTGATAATTCGGGAGTTTTCCTTTCCAATTTTCTTGAAGGTTTTTAGACAGCGAACTCCAGCCGAGGCTATTAACTTGGTGAGCAGGCTACTGGAATACACCCCATCAAGTCGTATCTCCCCACTGGAAGCTTGCGCACACGCCTTCTTCCATGAATTGAGGGACCCAGCAACAAGACTGCCTAACCAAAAACCTTTACCCCCACTTTTCAACTTCACTCAAGAAGGTGAGAAGCTTGGACCAGAGACATACTCATTTTAAACTGCAGGCACGACAGGATTTGGGGTTTCAGTTAGTTTCAAACAAGCTGTTCCTGTTATAGGAAGCATCTTGGTTGATTTGGCATCACCATACATCAGTGTATAAATTATTGCTCACAATCATTGGTGCAGACTTAGTATGTACGGGCTGACATCATACTGCTTGGGCATTGGTGAGTGTGGTGTCTCACATCACATACACACTTGGAGCAGTCTGAAACCATGATTTTGAATTTTTCTTTCGGCTTACTAAACTTTCTAACACTAAaatctgttgtaaatgatgacaGATTAGGGAAGTGGACTCAAGTTTTGTCACTGAAAATGATTGTTAGCTTGTCTGCTTTTCGTCGATT
The window above is part of the Haliotis asinina isolate JCU_RB_2024 chromosome 1, JCU_Hal_asi_v2, whole genome shotgun sequence genome. Proteins encoded here:
- the LOC137286518 gene encoding glycogen synthase kinase-3 beta-like isoform X3, coding for MSGRPRTTSFAEGGRAGQPAFGGMKTFGKDGSKVNTVVATPGIGSDRPIEVSYTDAKVIGNGSFGVVYQARLVESSELVAIKKVLQDKRFKNRELQIMRKLEHQNIVKLKYFFYSAGDKKDEVYLNLVLEYVPETVYRVARHYSKSKNSVPLLFIKLYMYQLFRSLAYIHSQGVCHRDIKPQNLLLDPETGILKLCDFGSAKVLVKGEPNVSYICSRYYRAPELIFGATDYTAQIDVWSAGCVLAELLLGQPIFPGDSGVDQLVEIIKVLGTPTREQIREMNPNYSEFKFPQIKAHPWTKKVFRQRTPAEAINLVSRLLEYTPSSRISPLEACAHAFFHELRDPATRLPNQKPLPPLFNFTQEELSIAPSLNATLIPPHVRNVESNSSADQVGDDSKSQNPGGDATSSQGAAAAAGTSA
- the LOC137286518 gene encoding glycogen synthase kinase-3 beta-like isoform X4, which encodes MSGRPRTTSFAEGGRAGQPAFGGMKTFGKDGSKVNTVVATPGIGSDRPIEVSYTDAKVIGNGSFGVVYQARLVESSELVAIKKVLQDKRFKNRELQIMRKLEHQNIVKLKYFFYSAGDKKDEVYLNLVLEYVPETVYRVARHYSKSKNSVPLLFIKLYMYQLFRSLAYIHSQGVCHRDIKPQNLLLDPETGILKLCDFGSAKVLVKGEPNVSYICSRYYRAPELIFGATDYTAQIDVWSAGCVLAELLLGQPIFPGDSGVDQLVEIIKVLGTPTREQIREMNPNYSEFKFPQIKAHPWTKVFRQRTPAEAINLVSRLLEYTPSSRISPLEACAHAFFHELRDPATRLPNQKPLPPLFNFTQEELSIAPSLNATLIPPHVRNVESNSSADQVGDDSKSQNPGGDATSSQGAAAAAGTSA
- the LOC137286518 gene encoding glycogen synthase kinase-3 beta-like isoform X2, coding for MSGRPRTTSFAEGGRAGQPAFGGMKTFGKDGSKVNTVVATPGIGSDRPIEVSYTDAKVIGNGSFGVVYQARLVESSELVAIKKVLQDKRFKNRELQIMRKLEHQNIVKLKYFFYSAGDKVRRKKDEVYLNLVLEYVPETVYRVARHYSKSKNSVPLLFIKLYMYQLFRSLAYIHSQGVCHRDIKPQNLLLDPETGILKLCDFGSAKVLVKGEPNVSYICSRYYRAPELIFGATDYTAQIDVWSAGCVLAELLLGQPIFPGDSGVDQLVEIIKVLGTPTREQIREMNPNYSEFKFPQIKAHPWTKVFRQRTPAEAINLVSRLLEYTPSSRISPLEACAHAFFHELRDPATRLPNQKPLPPLFNFTQEELSIAPSLNATLIPPHVRNVESNSSADQVGDDSKSQNPGGDATSSQGAAAAAGTSA
- the LOC137286518 gene encoding glycogen synthase kinase-3 beta-like isoform X1 → MSGRPRTTSFAEGGRAGQPAFGGMKTFGKDGSKVNTVVATPGIGSDRPIEVSYTDAKVIGNGSFGVVYQARLVESSELVAIKKVLQDKRFKNRELQIMRKLEHQNIVKLKYFFYSAGDKVRRKKDEVYLNLVLEYVPETVYRVARHYSKSKNSVPLLFIKLYMYQLFRSLAYIHSQGVCHRDIKPQNLLLDPETGILKLCDFGSAKVLVKGEPNVSYICSRYYRAPELIFGATDYTAQIDVWSAGCVLAELLLGQPIFPGDSGVDQLVEIIKVLGTPTREQIREMNPNYSEFKFPQIKAHPWTKKVFRQRTPAEAINLVSRLLEYTPSSRISPLEACAHAFFHELRDPATRLPNQKPLPPLFNFTQEELSIAPSLNATLIPPHVRNVESNSSADQVGDDSKSQNPGGDATSSQGAAAAAGTSA